In Drosophila nasuta strain 15112-1781.00 chromosome 2R, ASM2355853v1, whole genome shotgun sequence, a single genomic region encodes these proteins:
- the LOC132786806 gene encoding uncharacterized protein LOC132786806 isoform X6, which yields MAQRNHRIDRFAQMSKQEEIIAKKRQEILEKQRTAQLAKAVAAAQSLAAQMKTMETLLPVTTPAAAIEQDEHDEEHEKEPEEVLTTPQCAGTAEDEAGDALETENGDQTGVGVGKGRTGDDLTPKTLNSFTGKTGKITFSLKRQQLPQPNVEQPPPKVKNTFCNDGSFLENFKKILEKHEQPKPAPPIIVVPTSEENNAIDSPSGENNSPQQPIEQVVSTIATSAAAAVIATSMAGSMTVANTAPNPLAFSLPGPPPPPPPFAFNPTLLAQGPPQMPMPAFFHGHHHHPHHLLHPAAVPPPPPPPPPQLPIALANLTPIYMQLGPTQLPPEAAAMHQLNAIPQPKEFDLNAIPKPQINLEAIQIPNVTPNEQLGLLPELVTVNPPPPPPPPTQPEELPQQQQSQQQQPQLTTPPQGFFMIRAANSIEAIAHNSSIMDASGQSDNASSS from the exons ATGGCGCAACGTAATCATCGCATTGATCGCTTTGCGCAAATGAGCAAACAGGAGGAGATAATTGCCAAGAAGCGACAAGAGATACTCGAAAAACAGAGGACAGCGCAGCTGGCGAAAGCCGTCGCCGCTGCCCAATCTTTGGCAGCTCAAATGAAAACGATGGAAACGCTGCTACCAGTGACAacgcctgctgctgctatcgAACAGGATGAGCACGACGAGGAGCACGAAAAAGAGCCAGAAGAGGTGCTAACAACACCACAGTGCGCTGGGACTGCTGAGGACGAAGCAGGCGATGCGCTGGAAACGGAGAATGGCGATCAAACGGGCGTTGGAGTTGGAAAGGGAAGAACAGGTGACGACTTAACGCCTAAGACATTAAACAGTTTCACCGGAAAGACGGGTAAAATCACATTTAGCCTtaagcggcagcagctgccacaaccCAATGTCGAGCAGCCTCCGCCCAAGGTGAAGAATACGTTTTGTAACGATGGTTCCTTTCTGGAGAACTTTAAAAAGATACTGGAAAAACACGAACAGCCCAAGCCAGCTCCACCCATTATAGTGGTGCCTACTAG TGAAGAAAACAATGCCATTGACTCGCCAAGTGGCGAGAACAACAGTCCACAGCAGCCAATTGAGCAGGTTGTCAGCACAATAGCAACGAGTGCAGCGGCTGCGGTCATCGCCACCTCCATGGCTGGCAGCATGACTGTCGCGAATACAGCACCCAATCCTCTGGCATTTAGTTTGCCTGGCccaccgccaccaccaccgccgTTTGCGTTTAATCCTACACTACTGGCACAGGGACCACCACAAATGCCAATGCCGGCTTTCTTCCAcggtcatcatcatcatccacatcACTTACTGCATCCGGCTGCagtgccaccgccgccgccgcctccacCGCCACAGTTGCCTATTGCGTTGGCAAACTTAACGCCCATCTATATGCAATTGGGACCAACACAATTGCCGCCCGAGGCGGCGGCAATGCATCAATTGAATGCGATACCGCAACCAAAAGAATTCGATTTGAATGCAATACCAAAGCCACAGATTAATCTGGAGGCCATCCAAATACCTAATGTCACACCGAACGAACAGTTGGGATTGCTGCCCGAGCTGGTAACGGTAAATCCACCGCCACCTCCACCGCCTCCCACGCAACCCGAGgagctgccacagcagcaacagtcgcaacaacaacaaccacaactgACAACACCGCCACAAG gTTTCTTTATGATAAGAGCTGCAAACAGTATCGAAGCTATCGCACACAACTCCTCGATTATGGACGCCAGCGGGCAGAGCGACAACGCGAGCAGCAGCTAA
- the LOC132786806 gene encoding SURP and G-patch domain-containing protein 1 isoform X4, which yields MAQRNHRIDRFAQMSKQEEIIAKKRQEILEKQRTAQLAKAVAAAQSLAAQMKTMETLLPVTTPAAAIEQDEHDEEHEKEPEEVLTTPQCAGTAEDEAGDALETENGDQTGVGVGKGRTGDDLTPKTLNSFTGKTGKITFSLKRQQLPQPNVEQPPPKVKNTFCNDGSFLENFKKILEKHEQPKPAPPIIVVPTSEENNAIDSPSGENNSPQQPIEQVVSTIATSAAAAVIATSMAGSMTVANTAPNPLAFSLPGPPPPPPPFAFNPTLLAQGPPQMPMPAFFHGHHHHPHHLLHPAAVPPPPPPPPPQLPIALANLTPIYMQLGPTQLPPEAAAMHQLNAIPQPKEFDLNAIPKPQINLEAIQIPNVTPNEQLGLLPELVTVNPPPPPPPPTQPEELPQQQQSQQQQPQLTTPPQETCIQLPTCIENLIALVAENGEDYEDKIRLHRSELHPALWFLYDKSCKQYRSYRTQLLDYGRQRAERQREQQLNKEQQQQQQLSQQQQQPLPQQQQQQEDNNSNSAADKYDPESAMSADFDSDDEYMRGMMDRNRDNIKRRIECRNELSDEERREREEEAAALAADGEGNELLDQDDRDERETQRQRRKRERKSRWGEKEQLPSSSSTPTSFGNQNKPILSSITRSDPALLQYARLNYGSTQLSEDQWKQCEEHFKVNLLYQDMMRKRQEIDRLARGGKFKYEYDSDEDIDGGTWEHKLRTAEMEATHLWANALTKQSEGKHHIGDFLPPEELKKFMEQYEAKKSNRQPDLSDYKEYKLKEDNIGFQMLQKLGWKEGQGLGQDGAGIVDPVNKAPQRDGNQGLGVSSAAQPENCDNEYDAYRKRMMLAYRFRPNPLNNPRRAYY from the exons ATGGCGCAACGTAATCATCGCATTGATCGCTTTGCGCAAATGAGCAAACAGGAGGAGATAATTGCCAAGAAGCGACAAGAGATACTCGAAAAACAGAGGACAGCGCAGCTGGCGAAAGCCGTCGCCGCTGCCCAATCTTTGGCAGCTCAAATGAAAACGATGGAAACGCTGCTACCAGTGACAacgcctgctgctgctatcgAACAGGATGAGCACGACGAGGAGCACGAAAAAGAGCCAGAAGAGGTGCTAACAACACCACAGTGCGCTGGGACTGCTGAGGACGAAGCAGGCGATGCGCTGGAAACGGAGAATGGCGATCAAACGGGCGTTGGAGTTGGAAAGGGAAGAACAGGTGACGACTTAACGCCTAAGACATTAAACAGTTTCACCGGAAAGACGGGTAAAATCACATTTAGCCTtaagcggcagcagctgccacaaccCAATGTCGAGCAGCCTCCGCCCAAGGTGAAGAATACGTTTTGTAACGATGGTTCCTTTCTGGAGAACTTTAAAAAGATACTGGAAAAACACGAACAGCCCAAGCCAGCTCCACCCATTATAGTGGTGCCTACTAG TGAAGAAAACAATGCCATTGACTCGCCAAGTGGCGAGAACAACAGTCCACAGCAGCCAATTGAGCAGGTTGTCAGCACAATAGCAACGAGTGCAGCGGCTGCGGTCATCGCCACCTCCATGGCTGGCAGCATGACTGTCGCGAATACAGCACCCAATCCTCTGGCATTTAGTTTGCCTGGCccaccgccaccaccaccgccgTTTGCGTTTAATCCTACACTACTGGCACAGGGACCACCACAAATGCCAATGCCGGCTTTCTTCCAcggtcatcatcatcatccacatcACTTACTGCATCCGGCTGCagtgccaccgccgccgccgcctccacCGCCACAGTTGCCTATTGCGTTGGCAAACTTAACGCCCATCTATATGCAATTGGGACCAACACAATTGCCGCCCGAGGCGGCGGCAATGCATCAATTGAATGCGATACCGCAACCAAAAGAATTCGATTTGAATGCAATACCAAAGCCACAGATTAATCTGGAGGCCATCCAAATACCTAATGTCACACCGAACGAACAGTTGGGATTGCTGCCCGAGCTGGTAACGGTAAATCCACCGCCACCTCCACCGCCTCCCACGCAACCCGAGgagctgccacagcagcaacagtcgcaacaacaacaaccacaactgACAACACCGCCACAAG AAACGTGCATACAATTGCCAACGTGCATAGAAAACCTAATCGCACTGGTCGCCGAAAATGGTGAAGATTACGAAGATAAAATACGTTTGCATAGAAGCGAATTGCATCCGGCCTTGTG gTTTCTTTATGATAAGAGCTGCAAACAGTATCGAAGCTATCGCACACAACTCCTCGATTATGGACGCCAGCGGGCAGAGCGACAACGCGAGCAGCAGCTAAAcaaggagcaacagcagcagcagcagctatcacaacagcagcagcaaccgctgcctcaacagcagcaacaacaggagGACAATAACAGCAATTCAGCAGCGGATAAATACGACCCGGAGTCGGCAATGAGTGCTGATTTCGATTCGGATGACGAGTATATGCGAGGTATGATGGATCGCAATCGTGACAATATTAAGCGACGCATCGAATGCCGCAATGAGCTGAGCGATGAAGAGCGACGGGAGCGCGAAGAGGAGGCTGCTGCCTTGGCCGCTGATGGTGAAGGCAATGAGCTGCTCGATCAGGACGACAGAGACGAGAGAGAGacgcagcgacagcgacgaaAGAGGGAGCGCAAAAGTCGCTGGGGCGAGAAGGAGCAGCTACCGAGTAGCTCAA GTACTCCCACTAGTTTTGGCAATCAGAACAAACCCATACTGAGCAGCATAACACGTAGCGATCCGGCTCTACTACAATATGCACGCCTTAATTATGGTTCCACTCAGCTGTCGGAGGATCAATGGAAGCAGTGCGAAGAGCACTTTAAGGTCAATTTGTTGTATCAGGACATGATGCGCAAGCGTCAGGAGATTGATCGCTTAGCTCGCGGTGGCAAATTCAAGTATGAATACGATTCGGATGAGGATATTGATGGTGGCACTTGGGAGCACAAGTTGCGCACAGCCGAAATGGAGGCGACCCATTTGTGGGCGAATGCATTGACTAAACAGAGCGAGGGCAAGCACCATATTGGTGACTTTTTGCCGCCCGAAGAGCTGAAGAAATTCATGGAACAATACGAGGCAAAGAAGAGCAATAGACAACCAGATTTGAGCGATTACAAAGAGTACAAACTTAAGGAGGATAACATTGGCTTCCAAATGCTGCAAAAGCTGGGCTGGAAAGAGGGTCAAGGTCTGGGTCAAGACGGCGCTGGCATTGTCGATCCAGTCAATAA AGCACCACAGAGAGATGGCAATCAGGGTCTGGGAGTCAGCAGCGCTGCTCAGCCAGAAAATTGCGACAATGAGTACGATGCGTATCGTAAGCGCATGATGTTAGCCTATCGCTTTCGTCCCAACCCATTG AATAATCCACGACGCGCCTACTACTAG
- the LOC132786806 gene encoding SURP and G-patch domain-containing protein 1 isoform X3 gives MAQRNHRIDRFAQMSKQEEIIAKKRQEILEKQRTAQLAKAVAAAQSLAAQMKTMETLLPVTTPAAAIEQDEHDEEHEKEPEEVLTTPQCAGTAEDEAGDALETENGDQTGVGVGKGRTGDDLTPKTLNSFTGKTGKITFSLKRQQLPQPNVEQPPPKVKNTFCNDGSFLENFKKILEKHEQPKPAPPIIVVPTSSEENNAIDSPSGENNSPQQPIEQVVSTIATSAAAAVIATSMAGSMTVANTAPNPLAFSLPGPPPPPPPFAFNPTLLAQGPPQMPMPAFFHGHHHHPHHLLHPAAVPPPPPPPPPQLPIALANLTPIYMQLGPTQLPPEAAAMHQLNAIPQPKEFDLNAIPKPQINLEAIQIPNVTPNEQLGLLPELVTVNPPPPPPPPTQPEELPQQQQSQQQQPQLTTPPQETCIQLPTCIENLIALVAENGEDYEDKIRLHRSELHPALWFLYDKSCKQYRSYRTQLLDYGRQRAERQREQQLNKEQQQQQQLSQQQQQPLPQQQQQQEDNNSNSAADKYDPESAMSADFDSDDEYMRGMMDRNRDNIKRRIECRNELSDEERREREEEAAALAADGEGNELLDQDDRDERETQRQRRKRERKSRWGEKEQLPSSSSTPTSFGNQNKPILSSITRSDPALLQYARLNYGSTQLSEDQWKQCEEHFKVNLLYQDMMRKRQEIDRLARGGKFKYEYDSDEDIDGGTWEHKLRTAEMEATHLWANALTKQSEGKHHIGDFLPPEELKKFMEQYEAKKSNRQPDLSDYKEYKLKEDNIGFQMLQKLGWKEGQGLGQDGAGIVDPVNKAPQRDGNQGLGVSSAAQPENCDNEYDAYRKRMMLAYRFRPNPLNNPRRAYY, from the exons ATGGCGCAACGTAATCATCGCATTGATCGCTTTGCGCAAATGAGCAAACAGGAGGAGATAATTGCCAAGAAGCGACAAGAGATACTCGAAAAACAGAGGACAGCGCAGCTGGCGAAAGCCGTCGCCGCTGCCCAATCTTTGGCAGCTCAAATGAAAACGATGGAAACGCTGCTACCAGTGACAacgcctgctgctgctatcgAACAGGATGAGCACGACGAGGAGCACGAAAAAGAGCCAGAAGAGGTGCTAACAACACCACAGTGCGCTGGGACTGCTGAGGACGAAGCAGGCGATGCGCTGGAAACGGAGAATGGCGATCAAACGGGCGTTGGAGTTGGAAAGGGAAGAACAGGTGACGACTTAACGCCTAAGACATTAAACAGTTTCACCGGAAAGACGGGTAAAATCACATTTAGCCTtaagcggcagcagctgccacaaccCAATGTCGAGCAGCCTCCGCCCAAGGTGAAGAATACGTTTTGTAACGATGGTTCCTTTCTGGAGAACTTTAAAAAGATACTGGAAAAACACGAACAGCCCAAGCCAGCTCCACCCATTATAGTGGTGCCTACTAG CAGTGAAGAAAACAATGCCATTGACTCGCCAAGTGGCGAGAACAACAGTCCACAGCAGCCAATTGAGCAGGTTGTCAGCACAATAGCAACGAGTGCAGCGGCTGCGGTCATCGCCACCTCCATGGCTGGCAGCATGACTGTCGCGAATACAGCACCCAATCCTCTGGCATTTAGTTTGCCTGGCccaccgccaccaccaccgccgTTTGCGTTTAATCCTACACTACTGGCACAGGGACCACCACAAATGCCAATGCCGGCTTTCTTCCAcggtcatcatcatcatccacatcACTTACTGCATCCGGCTGCagtgccaccgccgccgccgcctccacCGCCACAGTTGCCTATTGCGTTGGCAAACTTAACGCCCATCTATATGCAATTGGGACCAACACAATTGCCGCCCGAGGCGGCGGCAATGCATCAATTGAATGCGATACCGCAACCAAAAGAATTCGATTTGAATGCAATACCAAAGCCACAGATTAATCTGGAGGCCATCCAAATACCTAATGTCACACCGAACGAACAGTTGGGATTGCTGCCCGAGCTGGTAACGGTAAATCCACCGCCACCTCCACCGCCTCCCACGCAACCCGAGgagctgccacagcagcaacagtcgcaacaacaacaaccacaactgACAACACCGCCACAAG AAACGTGCATACAATTGCCAACGTGCATAGAAAACCTAATCGCACTGGTCGCCGAAAATGGTGAAGATTACGAAGATAAAATACGTTTGCATAGAAGCGAATTGCATCCGGCCTTGTG gTTTCTTTATGATAAGAGCTGCAAACAGTATCGAAGCTATCGCACACAACTCCTCGATTATGGACGCCAGCGGGCAGAGCGACAACGCGAGCAGCAGCTAAAcaaggagcaacagcagcagcagcagctatcacaacagcagcagcaaccgctgcctcaacagcagcaacaacaggagGACAATAACAGCAATTCAGCAGCGGATAAATACGACCCGGAGTCGGCAATGAGTGCTGATTTCGATTCGGATGACGAGTATATGCGAGGTATGATGGATCGCAATCGTGACAATATTAAGCGACGCATCGAATGCCGCAATGAGCTGAGCGATGAAGAGCGACGGGAGCGCGAAGAGGAGGCTGCTGCCTTGGCCGCTGATGGTGAAGGCAATGAGCTGCTCGATCAGGACGACAGAGACGAGAGAGAGacgcagcgacagcgacgaaAGAGGGAGCGCAAAAGTCGCTGGGGCGAGAAGGAGCAGCTACCGAGTAGCTCAA GTACTCCCACTAGTTTTGGCAATCAGAACAAACCCATACTGAGCAGCATAACACGTAGCGATCCGGCTCTACTACAATATGCACGCCTTAATTATGGTTCCACTCAGCTGTCGGAGGATCAATGGAAGCAGTGCGAAGAGCACTTTAAGGTCAATTTGTTGTATCAGGACATGATGCGCAAGCGTCAGGAGATTGATCGCTTAGCTCGCGGTGGCAAATTCAAGTATGAATACGATTCGGATGAGGATATTGATGGTGGCACTTGGGAGCACAAGTTGCGCACAGCCGAAATGGAGGCGACCCATTTGTGGGCGAATGCATTGACTAAACAGAGCGAGGGCAAGCACCATATTGGTGACTTTTTGCCGCCCGAAGAGCTGAAGAAATTCATGGAACAATACGAGGCAAAGAAGAGCAATAGACAACCAGATTTGAGCGATTACAAAGAGTACAAACTTAAGGAGGATAACATTGGCTTCCAAATGCTGCAAAAGCTGGGCTGGAAAGAGGGTCAAGGTCTGGGTCAAGACGGCGCTGGCATTGTCGATCCAGTCAATAA AGCACCACAGAGAGATGGCAATCAGGGTCTGGGAGTCAGCAGCGCTGCTCAGCCAGAAAATTGCGACAATGAGTACGATGCGTATCGTAAGCGCATGATGTTAGCCTATCGCTTTCGTCCCAACCCATTG AATAATCCACGACGCGCCTACTACTAG
- the LOC132786806 gene encoding SURP and G-patch domain-containing protein 1 isoform X2 gives MAQRNHRIDRFAQMSKQEEIIAKKRQEILEKQRTAQLAKAVAAAQSLAAQMKTMETLLPVTTPAAAIEQDEHDEEHEKEPEEVLTTPQCAGTAEDEAGDALETENGDQTGVGVGKGRTGDDLTPKTLNSFTGKTGKITFSLKRQQLPQPNVEQPPPKVKNTFCNDGSFLENFKKILEKHEQPKPAPPIIVVPTSEENNAIDSPSGENNSPQQPIEQVVSTIATSAAAAVIATSMAGSMTVANTAPNPLAFSLPGPPPPPPPFAFNPTLLAQGPPQMPMPAFFHGHHHHPHHLLHPAAVPPPPPPPPPQLPIALANLTPIYMQLGPTQLPPEAAAMHQLNAIPQPKEFDLNAIPKPQINLEAIQIPNVTPNEQLGLLPELVTVNPPPPPPPPTQPEELPQQQQSQQQQPQLTTPPQVFSETCIQLPTCIENLIALVAENGEDYEDKIRLHRSELHPALWFLYDKSCKQYRSYRTQLLDYGRQRAERQREQQLNKEQQQQQQLSQQQQQPLPQQQQQQEDNNSNSAADKYDPESAMSADFDSDDEYMRGMMDRNRDNIKRRIECRNELSDEERREREEEAAALAADGEGNELLDQDDRDERETQRQRRKRERKSRWGEKEQLPSSSSTPTSFGNQNKPILSSITRSDPALLQYARLNYGSTQLSEDQWKQCEEHFKVNLLYQDMMRKRQEIDRLARGGKFKYEYDSDEDIDGGTWEHKLRTAEMEATHLWANALTKQSEGKHHIGDFLPPEELKKFMEQYEAKKSNRQPDLSDYKEYKLKEDNIGFQMLQKLGWKEGQGLGQDGAGIVDPVNKAPQRDGNQGLGVSSAAQPENCDNEYDAYRKRMMLAYRFRPNPLNNPRRAYY, from the exons ATGGCGCAACGTAATCATCGCATTGATCGCTTTGCGCAAATGAGCAAACAGGAGGAGATAATTGCCAAGAAGCGACAAGAGATACTCGAAAAACAGAGGACAGCGCAGCTGGCGAAAGCCGTCGCCGCTGCCCAATCTTTGGCAGCTCAAATGAAAACGATGGAAACGCTGCTACCAGTGACAacgcctgctgctgctatcgAACAGGATGAGCACGACGAGGAGCACGAAAAAGAGCCAGAAGAGGTGCTAACAACACCACAGTGCGCTGGGACTGCTGAGGACGAAGCAGGCGATGCGCTGGAAACGGAGAATGGCGATCAAACGGGCGTTGGAGTTGGAAAGGGAAGAACAGGTGACGACTTAACGCCTAAGACATTAAACAGTTTCACCGGAAAGACGGGTAAAATCACATTTAGCCTtaagcggcagcagctgccacaaccCAATGTCGAGCAGCCTCCGCCCAAGGTGAAGAATACGTTTTGTAACGATGGTTCCTTTCTGGAGAACTTTAAAAAGATACTGGAAAAACACGAACAGCCCAAGCCAGCTCCACCCATTATAGTGGTGCCTACTAG TGAAGAAAACAATGCCATTGACTCGCCAAGTGGCGAGAACAACAGTCCACAGCAGCCAATTGAGCAGGTTGTCAGCACAATAGCAACGAGTGCAGCGGCTGCGGTCATCGCCACCTCCATGGCTGGCAGCATGACTGTCGCGAATACAGCACCCAATCCTCTGGCATTTAGTTTGCCTGGCccaccgccaccaccaccgccgTTTGCGTTTAATCCTACACTACTGGCACAGGGACCACCACAAATGCCAATGCCGGCTTTCTTCCAcggtcatcatcatcatccacatcACTTACTGCATCCGGCTGCagtgccaccgccgccgccgcctccacCGCCACAGTTGCCTATTGCGTTGGCAAACTTAACGCCCATCTATATGCAATTGGGACCAACACAATTGCCGCCCGAGGCGGCGGCAATGCATCAATTGAATGCGATACCGCAACCAAAAGAATTCGATTTGAATGCAATACCAAAGCCACAGATTAATCTGGAGGCCATCCAAATACCTAATGTCACACCGAACGAACAGTTGGGATTGCTGCCCGAGCTGGTAACGGTAAATCCACCGCCACCTCCACCGCCTCCCACGCAACCCGAGgagctgccacagcagcaacagtcgcaacaacaacaaccacaactgACAACACCGCCACAAG TTTTTTCAGAAACGTGCATACAATTGCCAACGTGCATAGAAAACCTAATCGCACTGGTCGCCGAAAATGGTGAAGATTACGAAGATAAAATACGTTTGCATAGAAGCGAATTGCATCCGGCCTTGTG gTTTCTTTATGATAAGAGCTGCAAACAGTATCGAAGCTATCGCACACAACTCCTCGATTATGGACGCCAGCGGGCAGAGCGACAACGCGAGCAGCAGCTAAAcaaggagcaacagcagcagcagcagctatcacaacagcagcagcaaccgctgcctcaacagcagcaacaacaggagGACAATAACAGCAATTCAGCAGCGGATAAATACGACCCGGAGTCGGCAATGAGTGCTGATTTCGATTCGGATGACGAGTATATGCGAGGTATGATGGATCGCAATCGTGACAATATTAAGCGACGCATCGAATGCCGCAATGAGCTGAGCGATGAAGAGCGACGGGAGCGCGAAGAGGAGGCTGCTGCCTTGGCCGCTGATGGTGAAGGCAATGAGCTGCTCGATCAGGACGACAGAGACGAGAGAGAGacgcagcgacagcgacgaaAGAGGGAGCGCAAAAGTCGCTGGGGCGAGAAGGAGCAGCTACCGAGTAGCTCAA GTACTCCCACTAGTTTTGGCAATCAGAACAAACCCATACTGAGCAGCATAACACGTAGCGATCCGGCTCTACTACAATATGCACGCCTTAATTATGGTTCCACTCAGCTGTCGGAGGATCAATGGAAGCAGTGCGAAGAGCACTTTAAGGTCAATTTGTTGTATCAGGACATGATGCGCAAGCGTCAGGAGATTGATCGCTTAGCTCGCGGTGGCAAATTCAAGTATGAATACGATTCGGATGAGGATATTGATGGTGGCACTTGGGAGCACAAGTTGCGCACAGCCGAAATGGAGGCGACCCATTTGTGGGCGAATGCATTGACTAAACAGAGCGAGGGCAAGCACCATATTGGTGACTTTTTGCCGCCCGAAGAGCTGAAGAAATTCATGGAACAATACGAGGCAAAGAAGAGCAATAGACAACCAGATTTGAGCGATTACAAAGAGTACAAACTTAAGGAGGATAACATTGGCTTCCAAATGCTGCAAAAGCTGGGCTGGAAAGAGGGTCAAGGTCTGGGTCAAGACGGCGCTGGCATTGTCGATCCAGTCAATAA AGCACCACAGAGAGATGGCAATCAGGGTCTGGGAGTCAGCAGCGCTGCTCAGCCAGAAAATTGCGACAATGAGTACGATGCGTATCGTAAGCGCATGATGTTAGCCTATCGCTTTCGTCCCAACCCATTG AATAATCCACGACGCGCCTACTACTAG